One window of the Macaca thibetana thibetana isolate TM-01 chromosome 1, ASM2454274v1, whole genome shotgun sequence genome contains the following:
- the LOC126947718 gene encoding pancreatic alpha-amylase-like isoform X1, with protein MKFFLLLLTIGFCWAQYSPNTQQGRTSIVHLFEWRWADIALECERYLAPKGFGGVQVSPPNENVAIHNPSRPWWERYQPVSYKLCTRSGNEDEFRNMVTRCNNVGVRIYVDAVINHMCGNAVSAGTSSTCGSYFNPGSRDFPAVPYSGWDFNDGKCKTSSGDIENYNDATQVRDCRLTGLLDLALEKDYVRSKIAEYMNKLIDMGVAGFRLDASKHMWPGDIKAILDKLHNLNSNWFPQGSKPFIYQEVIDLGGEPIKSSEYFGNGRVTEFKYGAKLGTVIRKWNGEKMSYLKNWGEGWGFVPSDRALVFVDNHDNQRGHGAGGASILTFWDARLYKIAVGFMLAHPYGFTRVMSSYRWPRNFQNGKDVNDWVGPPNNNGVIKEVTINPDTTCGNDWVCEHRWRQIRNMVAFRNVVDGEPFTNWYDNGSNQVAFGRGKKGFIVFNNDDWSFSSTLQTGLPAGTYCDVISGDKIDGNCTGIKIYVSNDGKAQFSISNSAEDPFIAIHVESKL; from the exons ATGAAgttctttctgttgcttttaaCCATTGGGTTCTGCTGGGCTCAGTATTCCCCAAATACACAACAAGGACGGACATCTATCGTTCATCTATTTGAATGGCGATGGGCGGATATTGCTCTTGAATGTGAGCGATATTTAGCCCCCAAGGGATTTGGAGGGGTTCAG GTCTCTCCACCAAATGAAAATGTTGCAATTCACAACCCTTCAAGACCTTGGTGGGAAAGATACCAACCAGTTAGCTATAAATTATGCACAAGATCTGGAAATGAAGATGAATTTAGAAACATGGTGACTAGATGTAACAATGTTGGG GTTCGTATTTATGTGGATGCTGTAATTAATCATATGTGTGGTAATGCTGTGAGTGCAGGAACAAGCAGTACTTGTGGAAGTTATTTCAACCCTGGAAGTAGGGACTTTCCAGCAGTCCCGTATTCTGGATGGGATTTTAATGATGGTAAATGTAAAACTTCAAGTGGAGATATCGAGAACTATAATGATGCtactcag GTCAGAGATTGTCGTCTGACTGGTCTTCTTGATCTTGCGCTGGAGAAGGATTATGTGCGTTCCAAGATTGCCGAATATATGAACAAGCTCATTGACATGGGAGTTGCAGGGTTCAGACTTGATGCTTCCAAGCACATGTGGCCTGGAGACATAAAGGCAATTTTGGACAAACTGCATAATCTCAACAGTAACTGGTTTCCTCAAGGAAGTAAACCTTTCATTTACCAGGAG GTAATTGATCTGGGTGGTGAGCCAATTAAAAGCAGTGAGTACTTTGGAAATGGCCGGGTGACAGAATTCAAGTATGGTGCAAAACTCGGCACGGTTATTCGCAAGTGGAATGGAGAGAAGATGTCTTACTTAAA gaaCTGGGGAGAAGGTTGGGGTTTCGTGCCTTCTGACAGAGCACTTGTCTTTGTGGATAACCATGACAATCAACGAGGACATGGGGCTGGAGGAGCCTCTATTCTTACCTTCTGGGACGCCAG GCTGTATAAAATAGCAGTTGGATTTATGCTTGCTCATCCTTATGGATTTACACGAGTAATGTCAAGCTACCGTTGGccaagaaattttcaaaatggaaaa GATGTTAATGATTGGGTTGGACCACCAAATAATAATGGAGTAATTAAAGAAGTTACTATTAATCCAGACACTACTTGTGGCAATGACTGGGTCTGTGAACATCGATGGCGCCAAATAAG GAACATGGTTGCTTTCCGCAATGTAGTGGATGGTGAGCCTTTTACAAACTGGTATGATAATGGGAGCAACCAAGTGGCttttggaagaggaaagaaaggattcATTGTTTTCAACAATGATGACTG gTCATTTTCTTCAACTTTGCAAACTGGTCTTCCTGCTGGCACATACTGTGATGTCATTTCTGGAGATAAAATTGATGGCAATTGCACAGGCATTAAAATCTACGTTTCTAATGATGGCAAAGCTCAATTTTCTATTAGTAACTCTGCTGAAGATCCATTTATTGCAATTCATGTTGaatctaaattataa